From the genome of Candidatus Cloacimonadota bacterium, one region includes:
- a CDS encoding restriction endonuclease: MAKNKLKQCFEHQSLKLNDGLSETELKAFQSFYGSGKDFPYYSLIHNGIKFNEYVGVIQVGKTVIEVLPKADKESNPDKTKWQSILIGML; this comes from the coding sequence ATGGCAAAAAACAAGCTCAAGCAATGCTTTGAACATCAAAGCCTGAAACTGAATGACGGCCTTTCAGAGACAGAATTGAAGGCATTTCAGTCATTTTACGGGTCTGGAAAGGATTTTCCATATTACAGCCTGATTCACAACGGAATCAAATTTAATGAATATGTCGGGGTGATTCAGGTGGGAAAAACTGTGATTGAGGTTCTACCAAAAGCGGACAAAGAAAGCAATCCGGACAAAACAAAATGGCAAAGCATCCTTATCGGCATGTTGA